The Mycolicibacterium boenickei genome has a segment encoding these proteins:
- a CDS encoding SDR family NAD(P)-dependent oxidoreductase, translated as MSRRWFITGGTPGGFGVAFAEAALETGDRVVLTSRRPQELAAWADQYGDRVLVVPLELTDAAQVQRAVRVAEEHFDGIDVLVNNAGRGWYGSIEGMDESSLRAMFELNFFAVLSVTRAVLPGMRARGNGWIVNVSSVAGLVSAVGFGYYSATKFAIEAITDALRDEVAAQGISVLTVEPGAFRTNAYAGFANEPVAEAIPEYHDMLEQVRAVFVRMDGVQPGDPRRGARAVIAAMAQDPPPRRLILGNSGYDAVIDALEKNLADIRANETLSRSADFPA; from the coding sequence ATGAGCAGGAGATGGTTCATCACGGGGGGCACGCCCGGCGGCTTCGGGGTGGCGTTCGCCGAGGCGGCGCTGGAGACGGGGGACCGCGTGGTGCTCACGTCCCGGCGTCCGCAGGAGCTGGCGGCCTGGGCCGACCAGTACGGCGACCGCGTTCTCGTCGTGCCGCTAGAACTCACCGATGCGGCGCAGGTGCAGCGCGCGGTGCGCGTCGCCGAGGAGCACTTCGACGGTATCGACGTGCTGGTCAACAACGCCGGCCGCGGTTGGTACGGATCGATCGAAGGGATGGACGAGTCCTCGTTGCGGGCGATGTTCGAACTGAACTTCTTCGCGGTGCTGTCCGTGACGCGTGCAGTGTTGCCGGGCATGCGCGCCCGCGGAAACGGGTGGATCGTCAACGTGTCCTCGGTGGCCGGGCTCGTGTCGGCGGTCGGATTCGGCTACTACAGCGCGACGAAGTTCGCCATCGAAGCCATCACCGATGCGCTGCGCGACGAGGTCGCCGCACAGGGAATCTCCGTGTTGACGGTCGAACCGGGGGCGTTCCGCACCAACGCCTACGCCGGCTTCGCCAACGAGCCTGTCGCGGAAGCGATTCCGGAGTATCACGACATGCTGGAGCAGGTCCGCGCCGTCTTCGTCAGGATGGACGGTGTGCAGCCCGGCGATCCGCGCCGCGGAGCTCGTGCGGTGATCGCGGCGATGGCCCAGGACCCGCCGCCCCGCCGGCTGATCCTGGGCAATAGCGGATACGACGCCGTGATCGATGCCCTGGAGAAGAACCTGGCCGACATCCGGGCCAACGAAACACTCTCTCGCAGTGCGGATTTCCCCGCCTAG